The following coding sequences lie in one Hydrogenophaga sp. PBL-H3 genomic window:
- a CDS encoding PilT/PilU family type 4a pilus ATPase codes for MERDQASKFVNDLLRLMLSRSGSDLFLTADFPPAIKVDGSVVKVSPQPLNGSHTLALARAIMNDKQAAEFERTKECNFAISPPAIGRFRVSAFIQQGKVGMVMRTIPAVLPTIDKLGLPQVLKDVVLSKRGLCILVGATGSGKSTSLAAMVDWRNEHTHGHIITIEDPVEFVHPHKNCVVTQREVGLDTDNWETALKNTLRQAPDVILMGEIRDRETMEHAIQFSETGHLCLATLHANSANQALDRIINFFPEERRTQLLMDLSLNLRALVSQRLIPRQDNKGRHAAVEIMLNSPLISDLIFKGDVAEIKEIMKKSNQMGMQTFDQALFNAFEANLITFEDALRNADSLNDLRLQIKLNSQRAKTLDLAAGTEHLTIV; via the coding sequence ATGGAACGCGACCAGGCATCGAAATTCGTCAACGACCTGCTGCGCCTGATGCTCAGCCGCAGCGGCAGCGACCTCTTCCTCACCGCCGACTTTCCGCCGGCGATCAAGGTCGACGGATCGGTGGTCAAGGTGTCGCCGCAACCGCTGAACGGCTCGCACACACTGGCGCTGGCGCGCGCCATCATGAACGACAAGCAGGCCGCCGAGTTCGAACGCACCAAGGAGTGCAACTTCGCGATCTCGCCACCGGCCATTGGGCGTTTCCGGGTCAGCGCCTTCATCCAGCAGGGCAAGGTCGGCATGGTGATGCGGACCATCCCCGCCGTGCTGCCCACCATCGACAAGCTCGGTCTGCCGCAGGTGCTCAAGGACGTGGTGCTGTCCAAGCGCGGCTTGTGCATCCTGGTGGGCGCCACGGGCTCGGGGAAGTCCACCTCGCTGGCGGCCATGGTCGACTGGCGCAACGAGCACACGCACGGTCACATCATCACGATTGAAGACCCGGTGGAATTCGTGCACCCGCACAAGAACTGCGTGGTCACGCAGCGCGAGGTGGGGCTGGACACCGACAATTGGGAAACAGCGCTCAAGAACACGCTGCGCCAGGCGCCCGACGTGATCCTGATGGGTGAGATCCGCGACCGCGAGACCATGGAACACGCGATCCAGTTCAGCGAAACCGGCCACCTGTGCCTGGCCACGCTGCACGCCAACAGCGCCAACCAGGCGCTGGACCGCATCATCAACTTCTTCCCCGAAGAGCGCCGCACCCAGCTGCTGATGGACCTCTCGTTGAACTTGCGCGCGCTGGTGTCGCAACGCCTGATTCCACGCCAGGACAACAAGGGTCGCCACGCGGCGGTGGAGATCATGCTGAACTCACCGCTGATCTCCGACCTGATCTTCAAAGGCGATGTCGCCGAGATCAAGGAGATCATGAAGAAGAGCAACCAGATGGGCATGCAGACGTTTGACCAGGCGCTCTTCAACGCCTTCGAGGCCAACCTCATCACGTTTGAGGACGCGCTGCGCAACGCCGACTCGCTCAACGATCTGCGTTTGCAGATCAAGCTCAACAGCCAGCGCGCCAAGACCCTGGATCTGGCGGCGGGCACCGAGCACCTGACGATCGTTTAA
- a CDS encoding NAD(P)-dependent oxidoreductase, with product MSNIAERTYESIPARKVAFIGLGVMGYPMAGHLARAGHSVTVYNRSSAKAAAWVAEFGGAHQPTPREAAQGADIVFACVGNDDDLRSITLGADGAFAGMAPGAIFVDHTTASADVARELYQAAKTLGLSFVDAPVSGGQAGAVNGLLTVMCGGDAAAFDAVKPVAMAFSRAFTLLGDTGAGQLTKMVNQICIAGLVQGLSEAIAFGQKAGLGMNQVLDVIGKGAAQSWQLDNRGKTMVADKFDFGFAVDWMRKDLGLVLDEAKRNGARLPVTALVDQFYADVQAMGGNRLDTSSLIKRLK from the coding sequence ATGAGCAACATCGCTGAACGCACTTACGAATCCATCCCTGCCCGCAAAGTCGCCTTCATCGGCCTGGGTGTCATGGGCTATCCCATGGCCGGCCACCTGGCGCGTGCCGGGCATTCGGTGACGGTCTACAACCGGTCCAGTGCCAAGGCCGCAGCCTGGGTGGCTGAATTTGGCGGCGCGCACCAACCCACGCCGCGCGAAGCAGCGCAGGGTGCCGACATCGTGTTTGCCTGCGTGGGCAACGACGATGACCTGCGCTCCATCACGCTGGGTGCCGACGGTGCGTTCGCCGGCATGGCACCGGGTGCGATCTTCGTGGACCACACCACAGCCTCCGCCGACGTGGCGCGCGAGCTGTACCAGGCTGCGAAAACACTGGGCCTGTCGTTCGTGGACGCCCCCGTGTCGGGCGGTCAGGCGGGCGCCGTCAATGGCCTGCTGACCGTGATGTGCGGCGGTGACGCAGCGGCCTTTGACGCGGTGAAGCCCGTGGCCATGGCGTTTTCGCGCGCCTTCACGCTGCTGGGCGACACCGGTGCCGGCCAGCTCACCAAGATGGTCAACCAGATCTGTATCGCCGGGCTGGTGCAAGGCCTGTCGGAAGCCATTGCCTTTGGCCAGAAGGCCGGACTGGGCATGAACCAGGTGCTGGACGTGATCGGCAAGGGCGCGGCGCAGAGCTGGCAACTCGACAACCGCGGCAAGACCATGGTGGCCGACAAGTTCGACTTCGGCTTTGCCGTGGACTGGATGCGCAAGGACCTGGGTCTGGTGCTCGACGAGGCCAAGCGCAACGGTGCACGCCTGCCGGTCACCGCCCTGGTGGACCAGTTCTACGCCGACGTGCAAGCCATGGGCGGCAACCGCCTGGACACCTCCAGCCTGATCAAACGCCTGAAATGA